In Thermoplasmatales archaeon, the sequence TTTGGAGAAAGAAATGCTATAGAAGGATGGTATAGTTTATTCAAGGCAAGAGTTAAAAGATTCTGGAAACGGTGGAGTGTGGCTTGGGCTTGTCTTTACAATCTGGAGGTGTTAAGTTGACAGTCTCAGTGCGGGTTTAGATAAATATTAAATATCATGCTCACTTTAATATTAAAATATCTCTATGATAAAACATCTCTTTATGGTGATTATTTATGAAAACTCACAGGAAAATGTATGGCAGAACTAAAAAGGTTGAAAAGCCGAGCGTTGCGGTGCTGGGTGCAGGTCATGGCGGGCTTGCAATGGCAGCCCATATATCAATGATGGGCTTTGATACGAGAATCTATACAAGAAATCCGGAAAGAATTAGAGCAATCCAGGAAAGAGATGGAAAAATTGAGTTGCAGGGAATAATAAGTGGTTTCGGGAATGTATATGCTACAGAGAGCCTGAAAGATTGCCTAGATGGTGCTCATCTAATCATGGTGGTTGTGCCTGCAATGGGGCATGCATATTATGCTGAGCGCTGTGCACCATATCTTCAGGATGGGCAGATTGTGGTGCTGAATCCTGGCCGAACAGGTGGTGCATTGGAATTTAAACATGTACTTAAAAGCAATGGATGCAACTCAGATGTAATTGTATGCGAAGCACAATCACTGATATATGTATCAAGATACACGGATGTCACCCAAGCACATATTTTCCAGGTAAAAAATACGGTTGCATGCGCCGCCCTCCCAGCTTACAGAACGCCCGAGGCACTTAAAATAATCAACAAAATATATCCTCAGTTTGTACCTGCAAGTAATGTGCTTGAGACAAGCTTAGATAATATCGGGGCAATATTTCATCCTGGTATTACACTACTCAATGCTGCAAGAATTGAAGATGAAAAATCAGATTTTGAGTTTTATATTGAAGGTGTAGGCCCGACTACATCAAAAATTCTTGAAAAAATGGATATGGAACGGGTTGAGGTTGCAAGAAAACTTGGCATAAGAGTACATACTGCAAGAGAGTGGCTCTATCTTTCATATGACAGTGCAGGAAAAACACTATATGATGCAATTCTCGGAAACCCTGCATATAAAGGAGTGATGGCCCCAAAGACAATCCAACACAGATATCTCTACGAGGACATTCCATACAGTCTTGTGCCGTTAGAAGAATTCGGTAAATATGTAGGTACAGAAACGCCCACAATAAGTGCTATGGTTACGCTTGCTTCCACACTCCTAGAAACGGATTTCAGAAAGGAAGGAAGAACACTAGAAAAGATGGGAATAAAAGG encodes:
- a CDS encoding NAD/NADP octopine/nopaline dehydrogenase family protein, with translation MYGRTKKVEKPSVAVLGAGHGGLAMAAHISMMGFDTRIYTRNPERIRAIQERDGKIELQGIISGFGNVYATESLKDCLDGAHLIMVVVPAMGHAYYAERCAPYLQDGQIVVLNPGRTGGALEFKHVLKSNGCNSDVIVCEAQSLIYVSRYTDVTQAHIFQVKNTVACAALPAYRTPEALKIINKIYPQFVPASNVLETSLDNIGAIFHPGITLLNAARIEDEKSDFEFYIEGVGPTTSKILEKMDMERVEVARKLGIRVHTAREWLYLSYDSAGKTLYDAILGNPAYKGVMAPKTIQHRYLYEDIPYSLVPLEEFGKYVGTETPTISAMVTLASTLLETDFRKEGRTLEKMGIKGYSMSKLRKYITTGA